One Stenotrophomonas maltophilia DNA window includes the following coding sequences:
- a CDS encoding energy transducer TonB — protein MVRTYPVASPHFDPARVAAWSAAIALHLLALLLLLIPATYQAVQVPRDKTTVRLIEKTPPPPPPPVRVKPKEVARVVPKPHAQPVAPPLPAPTATVEETHGIALPAAEPSPPQLAPSVDSSTPLSGAQLQYRSAPPPTYPVPALRNHEQGTVLLRVEVDSSGQPVAVSIERSSGSRSLDQAARQQVLKRWRFEPAQRDGVAVPAIGLVPVQFSLPD, from the coding sequence ATGGTTCGTACGTATCCCGTTGCATCCCCGCACTTCGACCCCGCCCGCGTTGCCGCCTGGAGCGCGGCCATCGCCCTGCATCTGCTCGCATTGCTGTTGCTGCTGATCCCCGCGACCTACCAGGCCGTACAGGTTCCGCGTGACAAGACCACGGTACGGCTGATCGAGAAGACCCCGCCACCGCCCCCTCCGCCGGTACGGGTGAAACCAAAGGAGGTCGCACGAGTGGTGCCGAAGCCGCATGCGCAGCCGGTAGCGCCGCCCCTGCCCGCTCCCACTGCAACCGTGGAGGAAACCCACGGCATCGCATTGCCGGCAGCCGAACCGTCACCGCCGCAGCTCGCACCAAGCGTCGACAGCTCAACACCGCTGTCCGGAGCACAGCTGCAGTACCGTAGTGCACCGCCGCCGACCTATCCCGTGCCGGCCCTGCGCAATCATGAGCAGGGCACGGTGCTGCTGCGGGTGGAAGTCGACAGCAGCGGGCAGCCGGTCGCGGTCAGCATCGAGCGCAGCAGTGGCTCACGCAGCCTGGACCAGGCCGCGCGTCAGCAAGTGCTCAAGCGTTGGCGCTTCGAACCGGCCCAGCGTGATGGCGTAGCAGTGCCGGCCATCGGGCTGGTACCGGTGCAGTTCTCGCTGCCGGACTGA
- a CDS encoding Maf family nucleotide pyrophosphatase, which yields MLYLASRSPRRNQLLARLGRPFQALDLEVVEQRAATESAEQYVCRVAADKARAGLAQVLADDPQARVLGSDTEVVLDGEVFGKPADAADARVMLARLAGRTHQVMTAVVVVSAEGLDSELVISEVTFAPISAADIATYVATGEPLDKAGAYAIQGGAERWIEHLSGSYSGVMGLPLLHTDRLLARCGVPAPTADAAREAADV from the coding sequence ATGCTCTATCTTGCTTCCCGCTCCCCCCGCCGCAACCAGTTGCTGGCCCGACTCGGACGCCCCTTCCAGGCCCTTGACCTGGAGGTCGTCGAGCAGCGCGCGGCGACTGAAAGTGCCGAGCAGTACGTGTGCCGGGTCGCCGCCGACAAGGCGCGTGCCGGCCTGGCCCAGGTGCTGGCCGACGACCCGCAGGCGCGCGTGCTCGGCTCGGATACCGAGGTGGTGCTGGACGGTGAAGTGTTCGGCAAGCCGGCCGATGCCGCCGACGCGCGGGTGATGCTGGCCCGGCTGGCCGGCCGCACCCACCAGGTGATGACTGCGGTGGTGGTGGTCTCTGCGGAGGGGCTGGACAGCGAGCTGGTCATTTCCGAAGTGACCTTCGCGCCGATCAGCGCCGCCGACATCGCCACCTACGTGGCCACCGGCGAACCGCTGGACAAGGCCGGGGCCTACGCCATCCAGGGCGGGGCCGAGCGCTGGATCGAACATCTTTCAGGCAGCTACTCCGGCGTGATGGGACTGCCGCTGCTGCACACCGATCGTCTGCTGGCGCGCTGCGGCGTGCCGGCCCCCACTGCTGATGCCGCCAGGGAGGCTGCCGATGTCTGA
- a CDS encoding TonB-dependent receptor has product MKHLIQRPASRRRSTLASSITHILTGGTLLLVGAVASTSAFAQEQEKATNLDRITVTGSNIPRTNTETPSPVQVVTRQEIDRTGKTSLSEYLQTLTADGAGSIPKSFGSGFAGGGAGISLRGLGAGSTLVLLNGRRMATYGLADDGQKVFTDLSTIPLDAVERVEVLKDGASAIYGSDAIAGVVNIILRSDFTGAILRGSYGMSGDGDGDQKKATLTAGTGDLATDGWNAFFSLDVGKSDEIKISDRKNRKWIGTGDTRQWGYGNNAQFLGGAYTNGGASGGVGPNGSYYNSAGLLVPLPGCQGLTTIGGQTDASVAAQGCLWDPNQQYRDISPEEKYVNVFGRASFAFGEGGEVYTEIGYSKKETTFSNTPSSVSGGWGYPGHTVNANSGSGATMLGANHPDNPLYGQAGAVPVRVRYSAWDVGPRVTENTNEFNRFLVGVKGNWGDWSYDTAYLHSGTDLTSKRNGFLRYSAVRCALGDGNCAGGVWRIGEDAGKNSQALYNYISPTINANAKSSLDMFDFTVSRSLMDLKGGPLGLAMGTEWRRTSNSLTPQTYTDVGDIIGLGYSAYDGIQNVYAGYVELSAPVLESLELSGAIRYDKYDGGDGKATPKLGIKWTPADWIALRASYAEGFRAPNPAENGRGGLAAFSNAEDPVRCAAQNNTTNCSARSVAIITTPNPDLKPEKSKSYSVGVVLQPTRSTSLTVDAWEIKRTDEIAASDTDDAIAAGNVVRDTDLINGIPGTGSILAVNTEYVNAASSRVRGIDTDIRQTFDIGPGQLEMDLQWSHLLKFERTSGGSTDDYLGTHGNCDVTNCIGTPKDKINFGTTWRQGPWSVSGVANYISSMDNVGKRGGNYLFRYADGTPVKKISSFTTFDLSGRWSVTEQFELNASVQNLFDRIAPLDPVTYGAVNYNPMHFSGAVGRYFTVGAKYSFK; this is encoded by the coding sequence GTGAAACACCTGATCCAACGGCCCGCCAGCCGCCGCCGCTCCACCCTGGCATCGTCCATCACCCATATCCTTACCGGCGGCACCCTGCTGCTGGTTGGCGCGGTGGCTTCCACCTCCGCCTTCGCACAGGAGCAGGAAAAGGCCACCAACCTCGACCGCATCACGGTCACCGGCTCGAACATTCCGCGCACCAACACCGAAACACCGTCCCCGGTGCAGGTAGTGACCCGTCAGGAAATCGACCGCACCGGCAAGACCTCGCTGTCCGAGTACCTGCAGACGCTGACCGCTGATGGCGCCGGCTCGATTCCCAAGTCCTTCGGCAGCGGTTTCGCCGGAGGTGGTGCGGGCATCTCGCTGCGCGGCCTCGGTGCCGGTTCGACCCTGGTGCTGTTGAACGGCCGCCGCATGGCGACCTACGGCCTGGCCGACGACGGCCAGAAGGTCTTCACCGACCTGAGCACCATCCCGCTCGACGCGGTTGAACGTGTCGAAGTGCTGAAGGACGGCGCCTCCGCGATCTACGGCTCCGATGCCATCGCCGGCGTGGTCAACATCATCCTGCGCAGTGACTTCACCGGCGCCATCCTGCGTGGCTCCTACGGGATGTCCGGCGACGGCGACGGCGACCAGAAGAAGGCGACCCTGACCGCCGGTACCGGCGACCTCGCCACCGATGGCTGGAATGCGTTCTTCAGCCTGGATGTCGGCAAGAGCGATGAGATCAAGATCAGCGACCGCAAGAACCGCAAGTGGATCGGCACAGGCGACACCCGCCAGTGGGGCTACGGCAACAATGCGCAGTTCCTGGGTGGCGCCTATACCAACGGCGGCGCCAGTGGCGGCGTGGGCCCCAATGGCTCGTACTACAACTCCGCCGGCCTGCTGGTACCGCTGCCGGGTTGCCAGGGTCTGACCACCATCGGTGGCCAGACCGATGCCTCGGTGGCCGCGCAGGGCTGCCTGTGGGATCCGAACCAGCAATACCGCGACATCTCGCCGGAGGAGAAGTACGTCAACGTGTTCGGCCGCGCCAGCTTTGCCTTCGGTGAAGGCGGAGAGGTCTATACCGAGATCGGCTACTCGAAGAAGGAAACCACCTTCAGCAACACGCCATCGAGCGTTTCCGGCGGTTGGGGCTATCCGGGCCACACCGTCAACGCCAACAGTGGCTCGGGGGCGACCATGCTGGGCGCCAACCATCCTGACAATCCGCTCTATGGTCAGGCGGGTGCAGTTCCGGTGCGGGTACGCTATTCGGCGTGGGACGTCGGCCCGCGCGTGACCGAGAACACCAACGAGTTCAATCGTTTCCTGGTCGGCGTCAAGGGCAACTGGGGCGACTGGAGCTACGACACCGCCTACCTGCATTCGGGCACCGACCTGACCAGCAAGCGCAACGGCTTCCTGCGCTACAGCGCCGTGCGCTGTGCGCTGGGTGACGGCAACTGCGCCGGCGGCGTATGGCGTATCGGCGAAGATGCAGGCAAGAACTCGCAGGCGCTGTACAACTACATCTCCCCGACCATCAACGCCAACGCCAAGTCCAGCCTGGACATGTTCGACTTCACCGTGTCGCGCAGCCTGATGGACCTGAAGGGCGGCCCGCTCGGTCTGGCAATGGGTACCGAATGGCGTCGCACCAGCAACAGCCTGACCCCGCAGACCTACACCGACGTGGGTGACATCATCGGCCTGGGCTATTCGGCCTACGACGGCATCCAGAACGTGTACGCCGGCTACGTCGAGTTGTCCGCGCCGGTGCTGGAATCCCTCGAACTGTCCGGCGCCATCCGCTACGACAAGTACGATGGTGGTGACGGCAAGGCCACGCCGAAGCTGGGCATCAAGTGGACCCCGGCCGACTGGATCGCGCTGCGCGCCAGCTATGCCGAAGGCTTCCGTGCCCCGAACCCCGCAGAGAACGGTCGCGGTGGCTTGGCGGCCTTCTCCAATGCGGAAGATCCGGTGCGCTGCGCCGCACAGAACAACACCACCAACTGCAGTGCGCGCTCGGTGGCCATCATCACCACGCCGAATCCGGACCTGAAGCCGGAAAAATCCAAGAGCTATTCGGTGGGCGTGGTGCTGCAGCCGACCCGCAGCACGTCGCTGACGGTGGACGCCTGGGAAATCAAGCGCACGGACGAGATCGCCGCCAGTGATACCGACGACGCCATCGCCGCCGGCAACGTGGTCCGCGATACCGACCTGATCAACGGCATTCCGGGTACCGGCAGCATCCTGGCCGTCAACACCGAGTACGTGAACGCCGCTTCGTCGCGTGTTCGCGGTATCGATACCGATATCCGCCAGACGTTCGATATCGGCCCGGGCCAGCTGGAAATGGACCTGCAGTGGAGCCATCTGCTGAAGTTCGAGCGCACCAGTGGCGGCAGCACCGATGACTACCTGGGCACGCATGGCAACTGCGACGTGACCAACTGCATCGGCACGCCGAAGGACAAGATCAACTTCGGCACCACCTGGCGCCAGGGTCCGTGGAGCGTCAGTGGCGTCGCCAACTACATCTCCAGCATGGACAACGTTGGCAAGCGTGGCGGCAACTACCTGTTCCGTTATGCCGACGGCACGCCGGTGAAGAAGATTTCCTCCTTCACCACCTTCGACCTGTCCGGCCGCTGGAGTGTCACCGAGCAGTTCGAACTCAATGCCTCTGTGCAGAACCTGTTCGACCGCATCGCTCCGCTGGATCCGGTCACCTATGGCGCTGTGAACTACAACCCGATGCATTTCAGCGGTGCCGTTGGCCGCTACTTCACGGTGGGTGCCAAGTACTCGTTCAAGTAA
- a CDS encoding SIMPL domain-containing protein: MRLTATPLLLALSLALGTSMTAHAAPSSPSLAAPTEGTLLNISANAEATRVPDVATLSAGVVTQAADGNSAMRQNAQQMDKVLAAIKAAGIAERDVQTSGVSLNPQYRYADNEAPKITGYQASNTVSLKVRDIAKLGKVLDALAAQGANQINGPSFEIDQPEPVYDEARLAALKKAQARAQTYAKSLGLQVRRIVSISENSNGGFRPMPMMRAMSAGAAMDKATPVAPGESTVSVNLDVVFELGR, translated from the coding sequence ATGCGCCTGACCGCCACCCCGCTGCTGCTCGCCCTGTCCCTCGCCCTTGGAACCTCGATGACCGCCCATGCTGCCCCGTCGTCGCCGTCGCTCGCCGCCCCGACCGAAGGCACCCTGCTGAACATCTCGGCCAACGCCGAGGCCACCCGCGTGCCGGACGTGGCCACCCTGTCGGCCGGCGTGGTCACCCAGGCCGCCGACGGCAACAGCGCCATGCGCCAGAACGCCCAGCAGATGGACAAGGTGCTGGCCGCGATCAAGGCCGCCGGCATTGCCGAGCGGGACGTGCAGACCAGCGGCGTCAGCCTCAACCCGCAGTACCGCTATGCCGACAACGAAGCACCGAAGATCACCGGCTACCAGGCCAGCAACACGGTCAGCCTGAAGGTGCGCGACATCGCCAAGCTCGGCAAGGTACTGGACGCATTGGCTGCGCAGGGCGCCAACCAGATCAATGGCCCCAGCTTCGAGATCGACCAGCCCGAGCCGGTCTATGACGAAGCCCGCCTGGCCGCGCTGAAGAAGGCCCAGGCCCGCGCCCAGACCTATGCGAAGTCGCTGGGCCTGCAGGTGCGCCGCATCGTCAGCATCTCCGAGAACAGCAATGGCGGTTTCCGTCCGATGCCGATGATGCGGGCGATGTCGGCCGGCGCGGCGATGGACAAGGCCACCCCGGTCGCGCCAGGCGAGTCAACCGTCTCGGTCAACCTGGATGTGGTGTTCGAACTGGGTCGCTGA
- the rng gene encoding ribonuclease G, which translates to MSEEILVNVTPRETRVAVIENGMLQELHIERGWRRGVVGNIYKGKVQRVMPGMQAAFVEVGLERAAFLHANDVVRPAPVASADTENTTLPPPSSVPIVELLRDGQDIVVQVVKDPIGTKGARLTTQISIPSRYMVLLPQSKVVGVSARIEDEGERARLKALVTELSAQHGGYGYIVRTNAEGQPAEAIAEDIAYLSRVWNVVERRGREAPSCSNIYEDLSLPLRSVRDLIRKDVDKVKVDSKETFAQLQAFVAKYMPVLAEKLELYSGDRPIFDMFGVEDEIGRALDKQVPLKSGGYLVIDQTEAMTTIDVNTGSFLGQRNLEETVFRTNLEAAQAVARQLRLRNLGGIIIIDFIDMDDAEHRRQVLRTLEKALARDHAKTTVYDFSPLGLVEMTRKRTVESLERQLSETCPQCSGRGSIKTTETVTYEIFREITRAVRQFDAARLLVIASTKVVARITDEESSAVAELEEFLGKSIRFQADEQYLQEQFDVVLL; encoded by the coding sequence ATGTCTGAGGAAATCCTGGTCAATGTGACCCCGCGCGAGACCCGGGTCGCCGTGATCGAAAACGGCATGCTGCAGGAGCTGCACATCGAGCGCGGCTGGCGCCGGGGTGTGGTCGGCAACATCTACAAGGGCAAGGTACAGCGCGTGATGCCCGGCATGCAGGCGGCCTTCGTCGAGGTCGGGCTGGAGCGCGCCGCGTTCCTGCACGCCAACGACGTGGTGCGCCCGGCGCCGGTGGCCAGTGCGGACACCGAGAACACCACGCTGCCGCCGCCGTCCAGCGTGCCGATCGTCGAACTGCTGCGCGACGGCCAGGACATCGTGGTGCAGGTGGTGAAGGACCCGATCGGTACCAAGGGCGCGCGCCTGACCACGCAGATCAGCATTCCCTCGCGTTACATGGTGCTGCTGCCGCAGTCCAAGGTGGTGGGCGTGTCCGCGCGCATCGAGGATGAAGGCGAGCGGGCGCGGCTGAAGGCACTGGTGACCGAACTGTCGGCCCAGCATGGCGGCTACGGCTACATCGTGCGCACCAATGCCGAAGGGCAGCCGGCCGAGGCCATTGCCGAGGACATCGCCTACCTGTCGCGGGTCTGGAACGTGGTTGAGCGCCGTGGCCGCGAAGCGCCCTCGTGCAGCAACATCTATGAGGACCTGAGCCTGCCGCTGCGTTCGGTGCGTGACCTGATCCGCAAGGACGTGGACAAGGTGAAGGTGGACTCCAAGGAAACCTTCGCGCAGCTGCAGGCCTTCGTGGCCAAGTACATGCCGGTGCTGGCCGAGAAGCTGGAACTGTATTCGGGTGACCGACCGATCTTCGACATGTTCGGCGTGGAGGACGAGATCGGCCGCGCGCTGGACAAGCAGGTGCCGCTGAAATCCGGCGGCTACCTGGTGATCGACCAGACCGAGGCGATGACCACCATCGATGTGAACACCGGTTCGTTCCTCGGCCAGCGAAACCTGGAAGAGACGGTGTTCCGCACCAACCTGGAAGCGGCGCAGGCAGTGGCGCGGCAGCTGCGGCTGCGCAACCTGGGCGGCATCATCATCATCGATTTCATCGACATGGACGATGCCGAGCATCGTCGCCAGGTGCTGCGCACCCTGGAAAAGGCGCTGGCCCGTGACCATGCCAAGACCACGGTGTACGACTTCTCGCCGCTGGGCCTGGTGGAGATGACCCGCAAGCGCACGGTGGAAAGCCTGGAGCGCCAGCTGTCGGAAACCTGCCCGCAGTGCAGCGGCCGTGGCAGCATCAAGACCACCGAGACGGTGACCTACGAGATTTTCCGCGAGATCACCCGCGCGGTGCGCCAGTTCGATGCGGCGCGCCTGCTGGTGATCGCTTCGACCAAGGTCGTTGCACGCATTACCGACGAGGAGTCTTCGGCGGTGGCCGAGCTGGAAGAATTCCTCGGCAAGAGCATCCGCTTCCAGGCGGACGAGCAGTACCTGCAGGAGCAATTCGATGTTGTTCTGCTCTGA
- a CDS encoding YhdP family protein — MSAPPRLRLRRIRRHFIAACAVGLVGLALLVGTLSQLLPLAERHPDKIAAWLSERAGQPVRFDQLQTAWTRRGPLLQLKGLRIGAGRGLAIGEAEVLVSMYSGMLPGRSLTELRLRGLALDLQQGEDGRWSVRGLPKSDTGGDPLDALRRLGELQVIDGRLGVHAPGLGIDTTLPRIDLRLRVNGDRLRVGVRAWAQTDALPLTAVLDVDRARGNGQAWLGADPVDFHAWSPLLAAGGVRLREGKGELNLWMTLRDFAPVALTTDSDLRDVRIDGAPMPDVATPQLQLQRLQARLRWQRQADGWALQVPRLRLKTEDGEQRLDGLQLQVGRQLRVSSGEVQAGTALRALALSDRLEPGLRHWLFLSKPQLDVRELQLAGERDGALWAQGELQSLGFASVGHSPGLRGLGGRFEGDADGFSLQLQPQRQLQFDWPTGFGVRHDLHLAGQVVGWRDEGGGWRIGTAAMRVEGTDYAADVRGGVWFQGDGTRPWLQLAAKLDDVPMTAAKRFWIHSKMSKGATDWLDMALAGGQVRNGVGLVSGDLDDWPFDNNDGRFEATGHITNGDIRFQHDWPLMSQVDADIAFIGPGFDMRGRGDLAGVAVQKFEAGIPDFGQRPLYVRADALSEAGKLLSMLRQSPLHKDYGDTLDNLTAAGPAHVTFDLLQPLHLDEGEGHLQGTVDLNGVKLVDKRFQLTFDNMHGQARYSNGGFGAEELAVRHLGQDGRLSLRAGGYVHDSKLAFESQLSANLDAGVLIDRAPEMAWLKPYIAGTSPWTVAVNLPKVAPGAPAPPSELRLSSDLVGTRLDLPAPLDKPAAEPLATTVAAQLPMGAGRIDVAFGQRLALAARSHNNQTGVQVTLGSDHVDREPPPSGLTVNGRSPTLDALEWISLARGGGDDDGMPLRAVDVQVGKLMLIGGVFEQTRLKLQPGPQALDVRLDGPSLAGHLTVPNAEGGTISGQLDRVHWQSLPAAPGAPAAPARVQSGANDMDPAKLPPFALDIADLQFGEVVLGQAVLRTRPLANGLNVDELRFRAPDQEIDISGRWLGRTGGARTELTAQVRSEDLGGLMQNLDYGGQLRGGSGQAQLQASWSGGPSDFQLATLQGRLDLHARNGQLLELEPGAGRVLGLLSVAQLPRRLMFDFRDFFSKGFAFNQVDGSVQFGQGMARTDKVLIEGPAANITIRGQADLRNQQFDQTIDVNPRAGNLLTVVGAVAGGPVGAALGAATNAVLSKPLGEIGARTYKVTGPWKEPKVEVIERNRDKTPPAPTPAPAVPPTVTDLPRSRSR, encoded by the coding sequence ATGAGCGCGCCGCCGCGCCTGCGACTGCGAAGGATCCGCCGTCATTTCATTGCCGCCTGCGCGGTGGGCCTGGTCGGGCTTGCACTGCTGGTGGGCACGCTCAGCCAGCTGCTGCCGCTGGCCGAGCGACATCCCGACAAGATTGCCGCCTGGCTGAGTGAGCGTGCCGGCCAGCCGGTGCGTTTCGACCAGCTGCAGACGGCCTGGACCCGTCGTGGCCCGCTGCTGCAGCTGAAGGGCCTGCGCATCGGCGCCGGCCGGGGCCTGGCGATCGGCGAGGCCGAAGTGCTGGTGTCGATGTACAGCGGGATGCTGCCTGGCCGCTCGCTGACCGAGTTGCGCCTGCGTGGCCTGGCGCTGGACCTGCAGCAGGGCGAGGACGGCCGCTGGTCGGTGCGCGGCCTGCCGAAGTCAGACACGGGCGGTGACCCGCTGGACGCGCTGCGCCGGCTGGGCGAGCTGCAGGTGATCGATGGCCGCCTGGGCGTGCATGCACCGGGATTGGGTATCGACACTACCTTGCCGCGTATCGATCTGCGCCTGCGCGTCAATGGCGATCGCCTGCGTGTGGGCGTGCGTGCCTGGGCGCAGACCGATGCGCTGCCGCTGACCGCAGTGCTGGACGTGGACCGCGCGCGCGGCAACGGCCAGGCCTGGCTGGGTGCCGATCCTGTTGATTTCCACGCCTGGTCGCCGCTGCTGGCGGCCGGTGGCGTGCGCCTGCGCGAAGGCAAGGGTGAGCTGAACCTGTGGATGACCCTGCGCGACTTCGCGCCGGTGGCGCTGACCACCGATTCGGACCTGCGTGACGTGCGCATCGACGGTGCACCGATGCCCGACGTGGCGACGCCGCAGTTGCAGCTGCAGCGCTTGCAGGCGCGCCTGCGCTGGCAGCGCCAGGCCGATGGTTGGGCGCTGCAGGTACCGCGTCTTCGTTTGAAGACGGAAGACGGCGAGCAACGGCTCGATGGCCTGCAGTTGCAGGTTGGCAGGCAGCTGCGGGTGAGTTCCGGTGAAGTACAGGCCGGTACCGCGCTGCGTGCGCTGGCGCTGAGTGATCGCCTCGAACCAGGCCTGCGCCACTGGTTGTTCCTGTCCAAACCGCAGCTGGATGTGCGAGAGCTGCAACTGGCCGGCGAACGCGATGGCGCGCTGTGGGCGCAGGGAGAGCTGCAGTCGCTGGGTTTCGCCAGCGTTGGGCATTCCCCGGGCCTGCGTGGCCTGGGTGGACGTTTCGAGGGCGATGCCGATGGCTTCAGCCTGCAGCTGCAGCCGCAACGGCAGCTGCAGTTCGATTGGCCGACCGGCTTTGGTGTGCGCCATGATCTGCACCTGGCAGGACAGGTGGTGGGATGGCGCGACGAGGGCGGTGGCTGGCGTATCGGCACTGCGGCGATGCGCGTGGAAGGCACCGACTACGCGGCCGACGTGCGCGGTGGTGTCTGGTTCCAGGGCGACGGCACGCGGCCCTGGCTGCAGCTGGCGGCCAAGCTGGACGATGTGCCGATGACCGCAGCCAAGCGCTTCTGGATCCACTCCAAGATGAGCAAGGGCGCCACCGACTGGTTGGACATGGCGCTGGCCGGCGGCCAGGTGCGCAATGGCGTCGGCCTGGTCAGCGGTGACCTGGACGACTGGCCGTTCGACAACAACGATGGCCGCTTCGAGGCCACCGGCCACATCACCAACGGCGACATCCGCTTCCAGCACGACTGGCCGCTGATGAGCCAGGTCGATGCCGATATCGCCTTCATCGGCCCCGGCTTCGACATGCGTGGGCGCGGCGACCTGGCCGGTGTGGCGGTGCAGAAGTTCGAAGCGGGCATTCCGGATTTCGGCCAGCGGCCGCTGTACGTGCGTGCCGATGCCCTCAGCGAGGCGGGCAAGCTGCTGTCGATGCTGCGGCAGAGCCCGTTGCACAAGGATTATGGCGACACCCTCGACAACCTCACCGCTGCGGGACCGGCGCATGTAACCTTCGATCTGCTGCAGCCGCTGCACCTGGATGAAGGCGAGGGCCACCTGCAGGGTACGGTCGACCTCAACGGTGTGAAGCTGGTCGACAAGCGGTTCCAGTTGACCTTCGACAACATGCATGGGCAGGCGCGCTACAGCAACGGCGGTTTCGGCGCCGAGGAACTTGCGGTGCGCCACCTCGGCCAGGACGGCCGCCTGAGCCTGCGTGCCGGCGGTTACGTGCACGACAGCAAGCTGGCCTTTGAATCGCAGCTGTCGGCCAACCTCGATGCTGGCGTGCTGATCGACCGCGCACCGGAAATGGCGTGGCTGAAGCCCTACATCGCCGGCACCTCACCGTGGACCGTTGCGGTGAACCTGCCGAAGGTCGCGCCGGGGGCGCCTGCACCGCCCAGCGAGCTGCGCCTGAGTTCGGATCTGGTGGGCACCCGCCTGGACCTGCCGGCGCCGCTGGACAAGCCGGCCGCCGAACCGTTGGCGACCACGGTGGCCGCGCAGCTGCCGATGGGGGCAGGCCGCATCGACGTGGCCTTTGGCCAGCGTCTGGCCCTGGCCGCGCGCAGCCACAACAACCAGACCGGCGTGCAGGTCACGCTCGGCAGCGACCACGTTGACCGTGAGCCGCCACCGAGCGGGCTGACCGTCAACGGTCGCAGCCCGACCCTGGATGCGCTGGAGTGGATCAGCCTGGCGCGTGGAGGCGGTGACGACGACGGCATGCCGCTGCGCGCGGTGGACGTGCAGGTCGGCAAATTGATGCTGATCGGCGGCGTCTTCGAGCAGACACGGCTGAAACTGCAGCCTGGCCCGCAGGCGCTGGATGTGCGCCTGGATGGGCCGTCGCTGGCGGGCCACCTGACCGTTCCCAATGCCGAGGGCGGCACCATCAGCGGCCAGCTCGACCGTGTGCATTGGCAGTCGCTGCCGGCCGCACCGGGCGCACCGGCTGCGCCGGCGCGGGTACAGTCCGGCGCCAACGACATGGATCCGGCAAAGCTGCCGCCATTCGCGCTGGACATTGCCGATCTGCAGTTCGGCGAGGTCGTACTCGGCCAGGCGGTGCTGCGTACGCGGCCGCTGGCCAATGGCCTGAACGTGGACGAGCTGCGCTTCCGTGCGCCCGACCAGGAGATCGACATCAGCGGTCGCTGGCTGGGCCGCACCGGTGGCGCCCGCACCGAGTTGACCGCACAGGTGCGCAGTGAGGACCTGGGCGGCCTGATGCAGAACCTGGACTACGGTGGCCAGCTGCGCGGCGGCTCCGGTCAGGCCCAGCTGCAGGCCTCGTGGAGCGGCGGTCCTTCGGACTTCCAGCTGGCCACTCTGCAGGGCCGGCTCGATCTGCACGCGCGCAACGGCCAGTTGCTGGAGTTGGAACCCGGCGCAGGCCGCGTGCTCGGCCTGCTCAGTGTCGCGCAGCTGCCGCGGCGCCTGATGTTCGACTTCCGTGATTTCTTTTCCAAGGGCTTCGCGTTCAACCAGGTCGATGGCAGCGTGCAGTTCGGCCAGGGCATGGCCCGTACCGACAAAGTGCTGATCGAGGGTCCGGCGGCGAACATCACCATCCGCGGCCAGGCCGACCTGCGCAACCAGCAGTTCGACCAGACCATCGACGTCAACCCGCGCGCCGGCAATCTGCTGACCGTGGTCGGCGCGGTGGCGGGGGGGCCGGTGGGTGCGGCACTCGGCGCCGCCACCAATGCGGTATTGTCCAAACCGTTGGGCGAAATCGGCGCCCGTACCTACAAGGTGACCGGTCCATGGAAGGAGCCGAAGGTGGAAGTGATCGAACGCAACCGCGACAAGACGCCGCCCGCACCCACACCGGCACCGGCGGTTCCGCCGACGGTGACCGACCTGCCACGCTCGCGTTCACGCTGA